A stretch of candidate division KSB1 bacterium DNA encodes these proteins:
- a CDS encoding GWxTD domain-containing protein: protein MRRVFSLLVATVLLVAIVAPPTLLWAQTEMSQEANELGPRFHFDVSTMASPQDSTKSRVHVYVKITFDEIQFVRSDSGYSGSYEVTVVVLDKARDQVAGEVWRDEMATQAYEQTTSRRDFNTSYASFDIPPGEYTMTIGVTDLETRERRQVTQPLKVRDFRALPLALSDITFASVVESDSLGLKSIRPDVSDNTIGISRTLYACFEIYTRRPRQTVTLSYRVVNARNKVVLARSYKRSLAAWRTLDYFPLCPDSLGYGRYTLRLEVKGDGVDDQVEKMFNVRWSGLPATVSDLDLAIEQVRYVAEKKEYDALRKAPEEKKLSEFMRFWKRRDPTPGTEENEAMDEHYRRVEYANERFTVFREGWKTDMGMVYIILGPPNDIERHPYPAGDKPYEIWYYYRINRQFVFYDPTGFGEYRLLNPYSLYDLNRLRE from the coding sequence ATGAGAAGGGTTTTCTCACTGTTGGTCGCCACCGTGCTCCTGGTGGCTATAGTGGCACCCCCCACCTTGTTGTGGGCCCAGACAGAGATGAGCCAGGAAGCCAACGAGCTGGGGCCGCGATTTCACTTCGACGTCTCGACAATGGCCTCGCCGCAGGACTCCACCAAGAGCCGCGTGCACGTCTACGTCAAGATCACCTTCGACGAGATCCAGTTCGTGCGCAGCGATTCCGGCTACAGCGGCTCCTACGAGGTGACGGTGGTGGTGCTCGACAAGGCGCGCGACCAGGTGGCCGGCGAGGTGTGGCGGGACGAAATGGCCACCCAGGCCTACGAACAGACCACCTCCCGGCGCGACTTTAACACCAGTTACGCCAGCTTTGACATCCCCCCTGGCGAGTACACGATGACCATCGGCGTGACCGACTTGGAGACACGCGAACGCCGCCAGGTTACGCAGCCGCTCAAGGTGCGCGACTTTCGCGCGCTGCCCCTGGCTCTCAGCGACATCACCTTCGCCTCCGTGGTGGAGAGCGACTCGCTTGGCCTGAAGTCAATTCGACCAGATGTCTCGGACAACACCATCGGCATAAGCAGGACTCTCTATGCCTGTTTCGAAATCTACACCCGGCGACCACGCCAGACTGTCACTCTTTCCTACCGCGTGGTGAACGCGCGCAACAAAGTGGTGCTGGCCCGATCCTACAAGCGCTCTCTTGCCGCCTGGCGGACGCTGGACTACTTTCCACTCTGCCCGGACAGCTTGGGGTACGGCAGGTACACCCTCCGCCTGGAGGTGAAAGGCGACGGTGTAGACGACCAGGTGGAGAAGATGTTCAACGTGCGGTGGAGTGGTTTGCCGGCAACGGTCTCTGACTTGGACTTGGCCATCGAACAGGTCAGGTACGTGGCCGAGAAGAAGGAATACGACGCGCTCCGCAAGGCACCGGAGGAAAAGAAGCTCAGCGAGTTCATGCGCTTCTGGAAGCGCCGCGACCCAACGCCGGGTACCGAAGAAAACGAGGCCATGGACGAGCACTACCGACGCGTGGAGTACGCCAACGAACGCTTCACCGTGTTCCGCGAGGGGTGGAAGACCGATATGGGCATGGTCTACATCATCTTGGGCCCGCCCAACGACATCGAGCGCCACCCCTATCCGGCCGGGGACAAGCCGTATGAGATCTGGTACTACTATCGCATCAACAGGCAGTTCGTCTTCTACGATCCCACAGGATTTGGCGAATACCGGCTCTTGAATCCGTATTCGCTTTACGACCTCAACCGGCTTCGCGAATGA
- a CDS encoding LD-carboxypeptidase — MNPIRPPRLRPGDTIGIVTPASPMIPERLAKGVAYLQEHGFKVIQGEHVYAQRGYLAGTDQERVEDLNRMFADPEVKAVFCSRGGYGVSRLLERIDYQALRANPKIFVGYSDLTALELAIWREIGLVTFSGPMVAVEMGKGIHPFTEEHFWRMVTADDVNGQLPHPEGQVLTCLRPGRARGRLLGGCLSLISPLMGTPFMPELEGAILVLEDIDEEVYRIDRYFAQLRSAGILDRIAGLVFGTFINWEPSETDKPYLTLEQVIDDYVRDLPIPVAAGLAYGHGEAKVTLPIGVQAELDADQGTLSILEPAVA; from the coding sequence ATGAACCCCATACGACCCCCACGACTTCGGCCTGGGGACACCATCGGCATCGTCACCCCGGCCAGCCCCATGATCCCGGAACGGCTTGCCAAAGGCGTCGCCTACTTGCAGGAGCACGGCTTCAAGGTAATCCAGGGCGAGCATGTGTACGCGCAACGCGGTTACCTGGCAGGTACTGACCAGGAGCGCGTCGAGGACCTCAACCGCATGTTCGCCGACCCAGAGGTCAAAGCGGTGTTCTGCTCACGTGGCGGCTACGGGGTGTCGCGTCTACTTGAGCGCATCGACTATCAAGCCCTGCGTGCCAACCCGAAGATCTTCGTGGGGTACAGCGACTTGACGGCCCTTGAGCTGGCCATTTGGCGAGAGATCGGCCTGGTCACTTTTTCCGGGCCAATGGTGGCTGTGGAGATGGGCAAGGGCATTCACCCGTTCACCGAGGAGCACTTCTGGCGAATGGTCACGGCCGATGACGTCAATGGGCAGTTGCCCCACCCAGAAGGACAAGTGCTCACCTGTCTGCGCCCTGGCCGGGCACGCGGTCGTCTGCTGGGCGGCTGCCTGTCGCTGATCTCCCCGCTCATGGGGACGCCCTTCATGCCCGAGCTCGAAGGTGCCATCCTTGTGCTTGAGGACATCGACGAGGAAGTCTATCGCATCGATCGCTACTTTGCCCAGCTCCGCAGCGCGGGAATTCTCGACCGCATAGCCGGACTGGTCTTCGGCACTTTCATCAACTGGGAGCCGAGCGAAACTGACAAGCCCTATCTGACCTTGGAACAGGTGATCGATGACTATGTGAGAGACTTGCCCATACCGGTGGCTGCAGGCCTTGCCTACGGACACGGCGAGGCCAAAGTGACCTTGCCCATCGGCGTGCAGGCGGAGCTGGATGCCGATCAAGGCACGTTGAGCATACTGGAACCTGCGGTGGCGTAG
- the purN gene encoding phosphoribosylglycinamide formyltransferase — protein MPHLRLAVLASGRGSNLEAILRAIDRGELDAEVAAVISNKSTAGALEIARSRGIPAVHLSALQFSSQEEFDKALLQLLERHAVNFIALAGYLKMLSPTIVRAFRHRILNIHPALLPSFGGKGLYGHYVHEAVLAYGCKVSGATVHLVDEEYDTGPPVIQECVPVLEDDTPETLAARVLTVEHRIYAQALQLFAEDRVVVEGRRVRILPAKREG, from the coding sequence ATGCCCCACCTGCGCCTTGCCGTGCTGGCCTCTGGCCGTGGCTCCAATCTGGAGGCCATCCTCCGGGCCATAGACCGCGGAGAGCTTGACGCCGAAGTCGCGGCGGTCATCAGCAACAAGTCCACTGCTGGCGCCTTGGAGATTGCGCGCTCCCGCGGGATACCGGCCGTGCACCTGTCCGCGCTCCAGTTCTCATCGCAGGAGGAATTCGACAAGGCCTTGCTTCAGCTCTTGGAGCGACATGCTGTGAACTTTATCGCCCTGGCCGGGTACTTGAAGATGCTGAGCCCCACCATCGTGCGGGCCTTTCGCCATCGCATTCTGAACATTCACCCGGCGCTGCTCCCTTCCTTCGGTGGCAAAGGACTTTATGGCCACTACGTGCACGAAGCCGTGCTTGCCTACGGCTGCAAGGTCTCCGGTGCAACCGTGCACCTCGTGGACGAGGAGTACGACACCGGCCCGCCCGTGATTCAGGAGTGTGTGCCCGTGTTGGAAGACGACACCCCAGAGACCCTGGCGGCGCGCGTGCTGACTGTGGAACATCGCATCTATGCCCAGGCCCTGCAGCTCTTTGCCGAAGACCGCGTGGTCGTGGAGGGCAGGCGCGTGCGCATTTTGCCGGCAAAGAGGGAAGGCTGA
- the ddpX gene encoding D-alanyl-D-alanine dipeptidase, whose protein sequence is MARRPSLLVGLLLGGLLIGFCATPPADLVDIRSLDSTIVVDLKYATADNFVGDTLYAANVCFLRQATAERLVRVQRRLRQAGLGVKVYDCYRPLSVQWRMWELVPDTRYVADPRKGSRHNRGAAVDLTLVDSSGQELLMPSAFDDFTERASRSFTGASPEALRHRALLEEAMTAEGFLPLPSEWWHFDDPEWQRYPVLDIPLEKLQERPAK, encoded by the coding sequence GTGGCGCGCCGACCGTCGCTCCTGGTCGGCCTGCTGCTCGGCGGGTTGCTGATTGGCTTCTGCGCCACGCCCCCGGCCGACCTTGTGGACATTCGTAGCCTCGATTCTACGATTGTGGTCGACCTGAAATACGCGACGGCGGACAATTTCGTGGGCGACACGCTGTACGCGGCCAACGTCTGCTTTCTGCGCCAGGCAACGGCCGAGCGCCTGGTGCGCGTGCAGCGCCGGCTGCGCCAAGCAGGGCTGGGCGTCAAGGTGTACGACTGCTATCGCCCCTTGTCGGTGCAATGGCGCATGTGGGAGCTGGTACCCGATACCCGCTACGTGGCCGACCCGCGCAAGGGTTCACGCCACAATCGCGGCGCTGCAGTGGACCTCACCCTGGTGGACAGCAGTGGGCAGGAGCTGCTCATGCCCAGCGCCTTCGACGACTTTACCGAACGGGCCAGCCGCTCGTTCACCGGGGCATCGCCAGAGGCTCTCCGCCACCGCGCCCTTCTCGAGGAGGCGATGACCGCCGAGGGCTTTCTCCCCTTGCCTTCGGAATGGTGGCATTTCGATGACCCGGAGTGGCAAAGGTACCCGGTTCTGGACATACCTCTTGAGAAGCTGCAGGAACGCCCTGCCAAGTGA
- the purH gene encoding bifunctional phosphoribosylaminoimidazolecarboxamide formyltransferase/IMP cyclohydrolase produces MMKRRALISVFDKTGAVDFARGLHELGFEIVSTGGTEKALRQAQVPVTAISQITGFPEMLSGRVKTLHPLILGGILAVRSDPQHMAELQEHGITPIDLVAVNLYPFESSVARPGVTVAEATENIDIGGPAMIRSAAKNFAYVAVVTRPDQYGCVLEELRATGGTLSEDSRRRLAAEAFALTSRYDAAIESYVRSLGEGQGAMPARLWACLDKVAELRYGENPHQRAALYARHGANDAGLLGAQRLQGKQLSFNNYLDAHAALGLLLEFEEPCAVILKHNNPCGAAVADGVLGAYRKALATDPVSAFGGIVGLNRPVSRELAEELSQLFLEVVLAPSFEPAALEILGKKKNLRLLALGDVLARASDGFDIKTIAGGFLVQDPDQEPPATFKVVTKRAPSEAEWQALRFGWKVVKWVKSNAVVFVGPDRTLGIGAGQMSRVDSSRLAVMKAKAAGLNLQGSAVASDAFFPFRDGVDAAAEAGATAIIQPGGSVRDEEVIAAADEHNMAMVFTGVRHFRH; encoded by the coding sequence ATGATGAAACGACGAGCCCTGATTAGCGTGTTCGACAAGACCGGCGCCGTGGACTTTGCACGGGGCCTCCATGAACTCGGCTTTGAGATCGTCTCCACCGGCGGGACCGAAAAGGCACTGCGCCAGGCACAGGTGCCGGTCACCGCGATTTCTCAGATAACCGGCTTCCCGGAGATGCTCTCCGGTCGCGTCAAGACCCTGCACCCGCTGATCCTCGGCGGCATCTTAGCGGTGCGCAGCGACCCGCAGCATATGGCCGAGCTTCAGGAACACGGCATCACGCCCATAGACCTCGTGGCGGTCAACCTCTACCCCTTCGAAAGCAGCGTGGCGCGGCCGGGAGTCACTGTGGCAGAGGCCACGGAAAACATCGACATCGGTGGGCCGGCTATGATCCGCTCGGCCGCCAAGAACTTTGCCTACGTGGCGGTGGTCACCCGTCCTGACCAGTACGGCTGCGTCCTGGAGGAGCTGCGCGCAACTGGTGGCACTCTTTCTGAGGACTCACGCCGCCGCCTGGCAGCAGAGGCGTTTGCGCTTACCAGTCGCTACGACGCCGCAATCGAAAGCTACGTGCGCTCTCTCGGCGAGGGCCAGGGGGCGATGCCTGCGCGGCTATGGGCGTGCCTGGACAAAGTTGCCGAGCTGCGCTACGGCGAGAATCCCCACCAGCGGGCGGCCCTGTACGCCAGGCACGGGGCAAACGACGCCGGCCTGTTGGGAGCCCAACGGCTGCAGGGCAAACAGCTCTCCTTCAACAATTATCTCGACGCGCACGCTGCCTTGGGCCTCTTGCTGGAATTCGAGGAACCGTGTGCCGTGATCCTCAAGCACAACAACCCCTGTGGCGCGGCAGTGGCCGACGGGGTGCTGGGTGCCTATCGCAAGGCGCTGGCAACCGACCCGGTCTCTGCCTTCGGCGGCATTGTCGGCCTCAATCGCCCGGTGAGCAGGGAGCTTGCCGAAGAGCTTTCGCAACTCTTCCTGGAAGTGGTGCTGGCGCCGTCGTTCGAGCCTGCGGCGCTGGAAATTCTCGGCAAGAAGAAGAACCTCCGCCTGTTAGCCTTGGGGGACGTGCTCGCAAGGGCCAGCGACGGCTTTGACATCAAGACAATCGCCGGCGGCTTTTTGGTGCAGGACCCGGATCAGGAGCCGCCAGCCACGTTCAAGGTCGTTACCAAGCGCGCCCCCAGCGAGGCGGAGTGGCAGGCGCTGCGCTTTGGCTGGAAGGTGGTCAAGTGGGTCAAGTCCAACGCCGTGGTCTTTGTCGGCCCGGACCGCACGCTGGGGATCGGCGCCGGGCAGATGTCGCGGGTGGATTCCTCCCGTTTGGCCGTGATGAAGGCCAAGGCGGCAGGCCTGAATCTGCAAGGTTCGGCGGTGGCCTCCGATGCCTTCTTCCCCTTCCGCGACGGCGTGGACGCAGCGGCAGAGGCTGGCGCCACAGCCATCATTCAACCGGGCGGTTCGGTGCGAGACGAGGAGGTGATCGCCGCTGCTGATGAACACAACATGGCAATGGTCTTTACCGGCGTTCGTCACTTCCGGCACTAA
- a CDS encoding rod shape-determining protein codes for MGLFSSDIAIDLGTANTLVAVKGRGIVVNEPSVVAVRRDDQEIVAFGAAAKEMVGRTPREIVTVRPLRDGVIADFELAEQMIRYFIRKAQSTLLLRPRMAICVPSGVTEVERRAVRDSAEQAGARQVFLIEEPMAAAIGVGLPVEDAVGSMIIDIGGGTTEMAVIAMNGIVSSVSIRVAGDEMTEAIIQYYKKNYNLLLGENTAEYIKCTTGSAAPYDERGTLTVKGRDLVSGIPKTVEAKGPEVQEALAEAVTLIVESTKKCLDQTPPELAADLVDRGIIISGGGALLKGLDERLRQETNLPVIVAEDPMTCVVRGTSKILEDLPRYEKVLSRAKRY; via the coding sequence ATGGGACTCTTCTCAAGTGACATTGCCATCGACCTCGGCACGGCGAACACGCTGGTCGCGGTCAAAGGGCGAGGGATAGTGGTCAACGAGCCTTCGGTGGTGGCGGTGCGCAGGGACGACCAGGAGATCGTCGCCTTCGGCGCCGCTGCCAAGGAAATGGTCGGGCGCACCCCCCGGGAAATTGTCACCGTACGGCCGTTGCGCGATGGGGTGATCGCCGACTTTGAACTGGCCGAGCAGATGATTCGCTACTTCATCCGCAAGGCGCAGTCCACCCTCTTGTTGCGACCGCGCATGGCCATTTGCGTGCCCTCAGGAGTCACTGAGGTGGAAAGGAGAGCAGTGCGCGACTCGGCCGAGCAGGCGGGCGCCAGGCAGGTCTTTCTCATCGAGGAACCGATGGCTGCAGCCATCGGTGTCGGCCTGCCGGTCGAGGATGCGGTCGGCAGCATGATCATCGACATCGGTGGGGGCACCACCGAAATGGCGGTCATCGCCATGAACGGCATCGTCAGCTCGGTTTCCATCCGCGTTGCCGGCGACGAGATGACCGAGGCCATCATCCAGTATTACAAGAAGAATTACAACCTGCTGCTCGGGGAAAACACCGCCGAGTACATCAAATGCACCACTGGCTCGGCGGCTCCGTATGACGAGCGCGGCACGTTGACCGTCAAGGGGCGCGACCTGGTGAGCGGCATTCCCAAGACGGTCGAGGCCAAAGGACCGGAGGTGCAGGAAGCCCTGGCCGAGGCGGTGACGCTCATCGTGGAGTCGACCAAGAAGTGCTTGGATCAAACGCCACCCGAACTGGCAGCCGACCTGGTAGACCGCGGCATCATCATCTCCGGAGGTGGGGCCTTGTTGAAAGGTCTCGATGAACGTCTCCGCCAGGAGACGAATCTGCCGGTTATTGTGGCCGAGGACCCGATGACCTGCGTGGTGCGTGGCACCAGCAAAATCCTGGAAGACTTGCCCCGCTACGAGAAGGTCCTCAGCCGGGCCAAACGCTATTGA
- the mreC gene encoding rod shape-determining protein MreC encodes MRRRLPTLLPPREYTILALLVFLAVALTTSSTRTSMDGPRLAVLAIVAKAARPVAALEQWVELGRENAELRRINAQLVLENAVLAEAKAENERLRALLAFTSQAPLSFVPARVVGTSTQGFVNCVILDVGSSRGLRKNMPVVCAEGLVGKLYTVGRDQSLAQLLTDRNARVSARVQRSRVTGIVRSVHANLFLLEQVPKRADVRVGDVVVTSGLTPMFPPGLRIGTVSAVSEETPGLFMTIALQPAADFSRLEELLVVRALAEANRALQP; translated from the coding sequence ATGCGACGTCGTCTGCCCACTCTTCTGCCACCGCGCGAATACACCATCTTGGCGCTGTTGGTGTTTTTGGCCGTGGCCTTGACCACTTCCAGCACGCGCACGTCCATGGACGGCCCCCGTTTGGCGGTGCTGGCCATCGTAGCCAAGGCCGCACGGCCCGTTGCCGCCTTGGAGCAGTGGGTGGAGCTCGGCAGAGAAAACGCCGAGTTGCGGCGCATCAACGCCCAGTTGGTGCTGGAGAATGCCGTCCTGGCCGAGGCCAAGGCCGAGAACGAAAGGCTGCGCGCCCTGCTGGCATTCACCAGTCAGGCCCCGCTCAGCTTTGTGCCAGCGCGGGTGGTCGGCACGTCCACACAGGGCTTTGTCAACTGCGTCATCCTGGACGTGGGCAGTAGCAGGGGGCTGCGCAAGAACATGCCGGTGGTCTGCGCCGAAGGCCTGGTTGGCAAGCTGTACACTGTTGGCCGCGACCAGTCGTTGGCTCAGTTGCTCACCGACCGGAACGCACGTGTGAGCGCGCGCGTGCAGCGAAGCCGGGTGACCGGCATCGTGCGCAGTGTCCATGCCAATCTGTTTCTCTTGGAACAAGTGCCCAAACGGGCTGACGTGCGCGTGGGGGACGTCGTCGTCACTTCTGGGCTGACGCCCATGTTCCCCCCGGGGTTGAGAATCGGCACAGTCAGCGCTGTGTCCGAGGAGACGCCTGGCCTCTTCATGACCATCGCCTTGCAGCCTGCTGCCGACTTCAGTCGCCTGGAGGAGCTGCTGGTGGTGCGTGCTCTTGCGGAAGCGAACCGAGCGCTGCAGCCATGA
- the mreD gene encoding rod shape-determining protein MreD, which produces MRYLSYIVLLLAGVVVQVGVLRFASVMGVAPDLLLLATVVVGLRSGQVPGMVFGFLAGLAIDLVTATLVGPSALSKTVVGFIAGLWHGYTVSFSKNASLLVLFVCVSIHELLMAAVQLLAPGATFGFVLLRWTLPRAIYSLALGLLVFLLLPHKLWRARATPLFGGRA; this is translated from the coding sequence ATGAGGTATCTGTCCTACATCGTGCTTCTGCTGGCAGGCGTGGTAGTGCAGGTAGGGGTGCTCCGTTTCGCCAGTGTCATGGGCGTTGCGCCGGACCTGCTTCTGCTGGCGACGGTCGTGGTGGGGCTGCGCAGCGGACAGGTTCCCGGGATGGTCTTCGGTTTTCTTGCCGGCTTGGCAATCGACCTGGTTACCGCCACCCTCGTGGGCCCTTCTGCTTTGAGCAAGACGGTCGTGGGCTTCATCGCTGGCCTGTGGCATGGTTACACCGTAAGCTTTAGCAAAAATGCCTCCCTCCTGGTGCTGTTCGTGTGCGTGTCGATACACGAGCTCCTCATGGCAGCTGTGCAACTGCTCGCGCCCGGGGCCACCTTTGGCTTTGTGCTCCTACGCTGGACGCTGCCGCGCGCCATCTACAGCTTAGCTTTGGGCCTGCTGGTGTTCCTGCTGCTTCCGCACAAGCTCTGGCGGGCGCGCGCGACACCTCTATTCGGGGGGCGTGCGTAG
- the mrdA gene encoding penicillin-binding protein 2, which translates to MQSPTIEHNRLLFKVGLYVAFGAIALRLFQLQVLSAERYTREAERNRIRAVPLEATRGVIYDVNGTVLVENRPAYSVSVIPYEVTGHDSVLTLLGQILGLSREELATRIQRNKWGTFTPTKVSHQIGELALARLEEHRLDLPGVIFEVEPRRRYPLGPLAPHAFGYLGEISPAELTSLRDAGYVMGDLLGKKGLERQYEPLLRGQKGYLYLEVDTFGREIRTLDKPAPTPPREGQSLLTGLDADMQARLVEGMAGRKGGAVFLNCRNGEVLAIASFPFFDVEALSGMLSPQSWIAVLNDPDKPLFDRVIQGAFPAGSTFKLVIAAAALESRALTKDFAVTCNGFTRLGTHTFDCWKKQGHGRLQMIEAIEQSCNVYFYNVGLHVDIDTWAHCARNFGFGRPTGIDLPNESPGNLPDRAFLDARYGKDAWKRGMMLNLAVGQGDLLVTPLQMAQLAMAIANEGVYYRPHLVRGTVEPADGSVKWVSVEEHRVQGVSPETYAVLKEGMWRVVQGERGTGAACRLPNVQVAGKTGTAQNPHGEDHAWFIGFAPFSSPEVAFAVFVENGGKGGAVAAPVARRVLEVYFQKHPPQSPPLATARALQEGR; encoded by the coding sequence ATGCAGTCACCAACAATCGAACATAACCGGCTGCTGTTCAAAGTGGGACTCTACGTTGCGTTCGGCGCCATTGCCCTGCGCCTGTTCCAGCTACAGGTGCTGTCGGCAGAACGCTACACGCGCGAGGCGGAACGCAACCGGATTCGCGCCGTCCCCTTGGAGGCCACCCGCGGCGTGATCTACGACGTGAACGGCACCGTCCTCGTGGAAAACCGGCCAGCATATTCGGTTTCGGTAATTCCCTACGAGGTGACCGGACACGACTCCGTGCTTACGCTGCTCGGGCAGATTCTTGGCCTATCACGCGAAGAGCTTGCCACGCGCATCCAACGCAACAAGTGGGGCACGTTCACTCCCACCAAAGTCAGCCACCAGATCGGCGAGTTAGCTTTAGCCCGCCTGGAGGAACACCGTTTGGACCTTCCAGGGGTCATATTTGAAGTGGAGCCACGGCGTCGCTATCCGCTGGGTCCGCTGGCGCCTCATGCCTTTGGCTATTTAGGGGAGATTTCTCCCGCAGAATTAACCTCCTTGCGCGATGCCGGCTACGTGATGGGCGACCTGCTCGGCAAGAAGGGGCTGGAAAGGCAGTATGAACCCCTCTTGCGCGGGCAGAAGGGCTATCTTTACCTGGAAGTGGACACTTTTGGACGCGAGATCCGCACCTTGGACAAGCCTGCTCCCACGCCGCCGCGTGAGGGTCAGAGCCTTCTCACCGGCCTGGATGCCGACATGCAAGCCCGCTTGGTGGAGGGCATGGCGGGAAGGAAGGGGGGCGCCGTTTTCTTGAACTGCCGCAACGGGGAGGTGCTTGCCATCGCCAGCTTTCCCTTCTTTGATGTGGAGGCGTTGTCAGGCATGCTCAGCCCCCAGTCCTGGATAGCCGTGCTCAACGATCCAGACAAGCCCCTGTTCGATCGTGTCATTCAAGGGGCCTTTCCGGCGGGGTCCACATTCAAGCTGGTCATCGCCGCTGCCGCCTTAGAAAGTCGGGCGCTCACTAAGGACTTTGCCGTGACCTGCAATGGTTTCACCCGCCTGGGCACCCACACCTTCGATTGCTGGAAGAAACAGGGACATGGGCGCTTGCAAATGATCGAGGCCATCGAGCAGTCCTGCAACGTCTATTTCTACAACGTGGGCCTGCATGTGGACATCGACACCTGGGCGCACTGTGCGAGGAATTTCGGGTTTGGCCGACCCACCGGGATCGATCTGCCCAATGAGAGCCCTGGCAACCTGCCCGATCGGGCGTTCCTCGATGCCCGCTACGGCAAAGATGCCTGGAAGCGTGGCATGATGTTGAACTTGGCAGTGGGGCAAGGCGACCTGTTGGTGACACCCCTGCAAATGGCGCAACTGGCCATGGCTATCGCCAACGAAGGCGTCTACTATCGACCTCACCTGGTGCGAGGGACAGTGGAACCGGCCGATGGCAGCGTCAAGTGGGTAAGCGTTGAGGAACACCGCGTCCAGGGGGTGTCGCCGGAAACTTACGCAGTCCTCAAGGAGGGCATGTGGCGTGTGGTCCAGGGCGAAAGAGGCACGGGAGCCGCATGCCGCCTGCCCAACGTGCAGGTGGCGGGCAAAACGGGCACGGCCCAGAATCCGCACGGCGAAGACCACGCGTGGTTCATCGGCTTTGCACCGTTTTCGAGTCCTGAGGTGGCATTCGCCGTCTTTGTGGAAAACGGTGGCAAAGGCGGCGCGGTTGCCGCCCCAGTGGCCAGGCGGGTGTTGGAGGTCTATTTCCAGAAGCACCCGCCGCAATCACCACCACTTGCCACTGCCCGCGCACTGCAGGAGGGCCGGT